The following are from one region of the Diceros bicornis minor isolate mBicDic1 chromosome 37, mDicBic1.mat.cur, whole genome shotgun sequence genome:
- the LOC131399253 gene encoding small cysteine and glycine repeat-containing protein 7-like: MGCCGCGSSGGCGRGYGGGGGGCGGGCGGCGGGCGGGCGGGCGSCTTCRSYRLGCCTSCCPCCYGCCGGCCSVPVVCCCRRSCGCGSCGCGQGCCQQKGCCQQKGCCQKQRCH, encoded by the coding sequence ATGGGGTGCTGTGGCTGTGGAAGCTCTGGGGGCTGCGGTCGTGgctatggtggtggtggtggtggctgtggtggtggctgcggtggctgtggtggtggctgcGGTGGTGGCTGCGGTGGTGGCTGTGGCAGCTGCACCACCTGTAGAAGCTACCGGCTCGgctgctgcaccagctgctgccCCTGCTGCTATGGCTGCTGTGGGGGCTGCTGCAGTGTCCCCGTGGTCTGCTGCTGCCGCCGCTCCTGTGGCTGTGGCTCGTGTGGCTGTGGGCAGGGCTGTTGCCAGCAGAAGGGCTGCTGCCAACAGAAGGGCTGCTGCCAGAAGCAACGCTGCCACTAG